From Homalodisca vitripennis isolate AUS2020 unplaced genomic scaffold, UT_GWSS_2.1 ScUCBcl_4882;HRSCAF=11314, whole genome shotgun sequence, one genomic window encodes:
- the LOC124373123 gene encoding LOW QUALITY PROTEIN: proton-coupled amino acid transporter 1-like (The sequence of the model RefSeq protein was modified relative to this genomic sequence to represent the inferred CDS: deleted 1 base in 1 codon) → MLCPLVYFAPGGAAALQIIIVSKRLHNINCNYETDSQNGTDNLVDVHILMAIILIPMVSTAMVRNLKFLVPFSVLANILTGAGVCLTMYISMHDLPPVTSRNAVGSISTIPLFFGTVIYCFEGIGLVLPLQSEMKNPDKFGSRFGVLNVGMTIVGCALLWVGFVGYLKYGEDVAGSLTLNLPKNSLFSEVVQLTIAIGLYSHTLQFHVAVTLLQLTIAIGLLFSYALQFHVAVTFVWPDYNRKYGPFKHPVLAECGIRLGMALITFVAAEVVPKLGLFISLLGSVSSTALALVVPPLCDLALHWGHQPGPNYISSTAFLFSSAVVGFSTGTFYSLRDIIRAFFYSPGRDRTHDHSGSAKSP, encoded by the exons ATGCTATGCCCATTGGTGTACTTTGCACCAGGCGGCGCGGCGGCGCTGCAAATTATAAtagtttcaaagcgcctgcacaatataaactgcaattacgagacag ATTCTCAAAACGGCACGGATAATCTAGTAGATGTCCATATATTAATGGCTATAATACTGATTCCGATGGTGTCTACCGCAATGGTCCGCAACCTCAAGTTCCTCGTGCCATTCTCTGTCCTGGCCAACATCCTCACGGGAGCGGGGGTGTGCCTCACTATGTACATCTCTATGCACGACCTGCCTCCCGTCACCTCCAGGAATGCGGTTGGCAGCATTTCAACGATTCCGCTGTTCTTCGGAACCGTAATCTACTGTTTTGAAGGTATTGGATTG GTCCTGCCACTCCAGAGTGAGATGAAGAATCCAGACAAG TTTGGAAGCAGGTTCGGAGTGCTGAACGTAGGCATGACTATCGTGGGGTGCGCCCTGCTCTGGGTGGGGTTCGTTGGATACCTCAAGTACGGGGAAGATGTAGCTGGCAGCCTCACTCTCAACTTGCCTAAAAATAGCCT GTTCTCTGAAGTAGTCCAGCTCACGATCGCAATTGGGCTATATTCCCATACCCTTCAATTCCATGTTGCGGTCACATTA CTCCAGCTCACGATCGCAATCGGGCTCCTCTTTTCCTACGCCCTCCAGTTTCACGTCGCTGTTACGTTCGTGTGGCCCGACTACAACCGAAAGTACGGGCCCTTTAAGCACCCTGTGTTGGCTGAGTGTGGGATCAGGCTGGGCATGGCCCTTATCACGT TTGTCGCAGCGGAAGTGGTGCCCAAGCTAGGATTGTTCATCTCCTTGCTGGGTTCTGTGAGCAGTACAGCCTTGGCTCTGGTTGTCCCACCTCTGTGCGACCTGGCACTACACTGGGGACACCAGCCAGGCCCAAACTATATCTCTTCGACTGCGTTTCTCTTCTCCTCCGCTGTCGTCGGTTTCAGCACGGGGACTTTCTACAGCCTGAGGGACATCATCAGGGCATTCTTCTATTCCCCCGGACGTGACAGGACCCATGACCACAGCGGTTCTGCCAAAAGCCCTTAG